A part of Streptococcus porcinus genomic DNA contains:
- a CDS encoding fibronectin binding protein, with protein MCFLKNNYRYALRKTSFGLLSVAWLSFFLVTNQVSADEISSNVANNTSSQVLANDSIKDLEVALNRSNDVKSLEEKYQAEGFQVSLTEDEISYPGAHAAEKIATEINQTYDQQQKQIEAEVASYNAKVAEEEAKQKQYQEELALYQEQVKEKARIEAVNDQKKINYQNAQEAYIEAEKNLGEEYQFTNEDKKTVSNGNSNPLKLYGELDQEKKNSIDYYKGLKVKADLDALDAHSLQESITWNKNTTFEKVNGNFKVSTGTELKDETKRISHTIKLTGYNINDSFVLKNVGKIETGDRLDLKVTITKIGEGYGQKKDDGSYTVEQALYIGKEFEKLKEASGSIEFIYRNHKDMGFKFEFLVNNKPTKILITQVIGDIDLGQKIQFDFGKDGKKLFSVPQDSKITNNNETFTSAANFNVQNFDKTPEGTMLAVGVGTEMNYHHFTEASYYQYTNNNYEVLSQLTEAEFDKEKLALMAGTSTAAPGQKRVGGILFSLFGNSVKLNEVVKPEPPTYEQVLEPQVPTPPEKITIEKPKLSLKSFRLVPMLEAETAFDIETGDWPKENLSDPSLPEDPIINDSLLPTEDDGQVNMSEIELIFGNSDFIDVFEDTATEVIGGSNSGALSIQENSDPIYEETYDSEPSLELGQSFLIEESEDTQFDINGFLGDEVIEEDTEIPVYQSGQQSDIIEFSEDSQPVLTGFSGDEVIEEGSQVPVYQFGMQTEVIEFSEDSQPVLTGFSGDEVIEEDSQVPVYQFGMQTEVIEFSEDSQPVLTGFSGDEVIEEDSQVPVYQFGMQTEVIEFSEDSQPVLTGFSGDEVIEEDSQVPVYQFGMQTEVIEFSEDSQPVLIGFSGDEVIEEDSQVPVYQFGMQTEVIEFSEDSQPVLTGFSGDEVIEEDTERPIHHFGMHLESIEFSEDSQPVLTGFSDDEIIEEDSIIQEEKLVTKQSQSEDKNHFNKANNQATQVVKTEKVNLPMTGEKAESKLVALIFIVMSLGGLLSQTFKNRQS; from the coding sequence ATGTGCTTTTTAAAAAATAATTATCGCTACGCTTTACGGAAAACATCTTTTGGACTTTTATCAGTTGCATGGCTAAGTTTTTTTCTAGTAACCAATCAAGTATCTGCTGATGAGATATCTTCAAATGTAGCTAATAATACTTCTAGCCAAGTACTTGCCAACGATTCGATTAAAGACTTAGAAGTAGCACTTAATCGTTCAAATGACGTTAAGAGTTTAGAAGAAAAATATCAAGCAGAAGGCTTCCAAGTAAGTCTTACTGAAGATGAGATATCTTATCCTGGTGCTCATGCGGCTGAAAAAATAGCAACTGAGATTAATCAGACCTATGATCAACAACAAAAACAAATAGAAGCAGAAGTAGCTAGTTATAATGCGAAAGTAGCTGAGGAAGAAGCTAAGCAAAAGCAGTATCAAGAAGAGCTTGCTCTTTATCAGGAACAGGTAAAGGAAAAAGCACGAATTGAAGCGGTTAATGACCAGAAAAAAATTAATTACCAGAATGCTCAAGAAGCCTATATAGAAGCTGAAAAAAATCTGGGTGAGGAATACCAATTTACAAATGAGGATAAAAAAACAGTTAGTAATGGTAATAGTAACCCCTTAAAACTTTATGGGGAATTAGACCAAGAAAAGAAAAATAGTATTGATTACTATAAGGGCTTAAAAGTTAAAGCCGATTTAGATGCCTTAGATGCTCATTCTTTACAAGAATCAATTACTTGGAATAAAAATACCACTTTTGAAAAAGTAAATGGTAACTTCAAAGTCAGTACAGGTACGGAGCTAAAAGACGAAACAAAACGTATTAGTCATACTATTAAATTAACGGGCTATAACATTAATGATTCCTTTGTCTTAAAAAATGTTGGGAAGATTGAAACAGGTGATAGACTGGATTTAAAGGTTACTATTACCAAAATTGGAGAAGGTTATGGTCAGAAAAAAGATGATGGTAGCTATACCGTTGAACAAGCTCTTTACATAGGTAAAGAGTTTGAGAAGCTTAAAGAAGCTTCAGGCTCTATCGAATTTATCTATCGAAATCATAAGGATATGGGCTTTAAATTTGAATTTTTGGTAAACAATAAGCCAACGAAAATTCTTATCACTCAAGTTATTGGTGATATTGATCTCGGACAAAAAATTCAATTTGATTTTGGTAAGGATGGTAAGAAACTTTTTTCAGTGCCTCAGGACTCAAAAATTACAAATAATAATGAAACGTTTACGTCAGCTGCTAACTTTAATGTTCAAAACTTTGATAAAACCCCAGAGGGAACCATGTTAGCTGTAGGTGTAGGAACTGAGATGAATTATCACCATTTCACTGAGGCAAGTTACTATCAATATACTAACAATAATTATGAAGTATTATCACAGTTAACAGAAGCGGAATTTGACAAGGAAAAACTTGCTCTAATGGCTGGAACAAGTACAGCAGCTCCGGGACAAAAGCGGGTTGGAGGAATCCTTTTTTCTTTATTTGGTAATTCAGTTAAGTTAAATGAGGTTGTTAAACCAGAACCCCCTACTTATGAACAAGTCTTGGAGCCACAAGTACCAACACCACCAGAAAAAATAACTATAGAAAAACCTAAACTTAGTCTGAAAAGTTTTAGATTAGTTCCTATGTTAGAAGCAGAGACTGCTTTTGATATTGAAACTGGAGATTGGCCTAAAGAAAACTTAAGTGATCCAAGCTTACCAGAGGACCCTATCATAAATGACAGTCTTCTGCCAACAGAAGATGACGGCCAAGTCAATATGAGTGAGATTGAACTTATCTTTGGTAATAGTGACTTTATCGATGTTTTTGAAGACACAGCAACAGAAGTGATAGGCGGTTCGAATTCTGGAGCTCTCTCTATTCAAGAAAATAGCGATCCTATTTATGAAGAAACATATGATTCCGAGCCAAGTCTTGAGTTAGGACAAAGCTTCTTAATTGAAGAATCAGAAGACACACAATTTGATATAAATGGTTTCTTAGGCGATGAGGTCATTGAAGAAGACACTGAAATCCCAGTTTATCAATCTGGACAACAGTCAGACATTATAGAATTTAGCGAAGATAGCCAACCTGTTCTGACAGGCTTCTCAGGCGATGAGGTCATTGAAGAAGGTAGTCAAGTTCCAGTTTACCAATTTGGGATGCAGACAGAAGTCATAGAGTTCAGCGAAGATAGCCAACCTGTTCTGACAGGTTTCTCAGGCGATGAGGTCATTGAAGAAGACAGTCAAGTTCCAGTTTATCAATTTGGGATGCAGACAGAAGTTATAGAGTTCAGCGAAGATAGCCAACCTGTTCTGACAGGTTTCTCAGGCGATGAGGTCATTGAAGAAGACAGTCAAGTTCCAGTTTACCAATTTGGGATGCAGACAGAAGTCATAGAGTTCAGCGAAGATAGCCAACCTGTTCTGACAGGTTTCTCAGGCGATGAGGTCATTGAAGAAGACAGTCAAGTTCCAGTTTATCAATTTGGCATGCAGACAGAAGTTATAGAGTTCAGCGAAGATAGCCAACCTGTTCTGATAGGTTTCTCAGGCGATGAGGTCATTGAAGAAGACAGTCAAGTTCCAGTTTATCAATTTGGCATGCAGACAGAGGTTATAGAGTTCAGCGAAGATAGCCAACCTGTTCTGACAGGTTTCTCAGGCGATGAGGTCATTGAAGAAGATACTGAAAGACCGATTCATCACTTTGGAATGCACTTAGAATCAATTGAATTCAGTGAAGATAGCCAACCTGTTCTGACAGGTTTCTCAGACGATGAGATCATCGAAGAAGATAGCATTATTCAAGAAGAAAAACTTGTTACAAAACAGAGTCAAAGTGAAGATAAAAATCATTTTAATAAAGCAAATAACCAAGCAACGCAAGTGGTAAAAACAGAAAAAGTTAATTTGCCAATGACCGGAGAAAAAGCGGAATCTAAGTTGGTAGCATTGATTTTTATAGTCATGAGTTTAGGTGGTCTTCTTAGCCAAACTTTTAAAAATCGTCAGTCTTAA